In a single window of the Acinetobacter tibetensis genome:
- a CDS encoding YbjQ family protein: MESLIFQLLIFAVLFSVGFGFGRYNERKHLAELEHNEKRLAYITVGNLRKVSFEQSGHMISSNVVISHDYFKYVLATVQNFFGGRLTSYESVVDRARREAIVRLKLEAEKYGATHIACIRLATTEMGMQGGMVEVFAYGTAILKS, translated from the coding sequence ATGGAAAGTTTAATTTTCCAACTGCTGATCTTTGCCGTGCTCTTTAGCGTCGGTTTTGGCTTTGGTCGTTATAACGAACGCAAACATTTGGCAGAGCTTGAACACAATGAAAAGCGTCTTGCCTATATTACCGTAGGGAATTTACGCAAAGTGAGTTTTGAGCAGTCTGGGCACATGATCAGCAGCAATGTTGTGATTTCTCATGATTATTTCAAATATGTACTGGCTACCGTGCAAAACTTTTTTGGGGGGAGACTCACCAGCTATGAAAGTGTTGTCGATCGTGCCCGTCGTGAAGCAATTGTCCGACTCAAACTTGAAGCAGAAAAATACGGCGCAACGCATATCGCTTGTATACGACTGGCGACTACCGAAATGGGCATGCAAGGTGGCATGGTTGAGGTTTTTGCTTATGGCACAGCCATTTTAAAGTCGTAA
- a CDS encoding SDR family NAD(P)-dependent oxidoreductase: protein MAKLDSLENKVVWITGASSGLGKALAQECALQGAQVVLTARRLDELEKVRVGLLNPDLHLSICADITNEAQVLHAYDQVLAAKGRIDWLMNNAGLSQRALIAETTMQTERTIMEVDYFSQVFLTKTVLPTFLKQKSGRVVFVSSIAGLLGTQYRASYSAAKAAIHMWANSLRAEVADEGVDVSVVFPGFVKTNVSINALNGAGQAQGFDNDATANGLDADEFAQYAVKSLMQGDEYIVIGGRKEKLGVLVSRLSPSTLYRMIRKAKVK, encoded by the coding sequence ATGGCCAAGCTAGACAGTTTAGAAAATAAGGTGGTATGGATTACTGGGGCATCTTCAGGTTTAGGTAAAGCCTTGGCACAAGAATGTGCATTACAAGGTGCACAAGTGGTGCTGACTGCCCGTCGCCTTGACGAATTAGAAAAGGTACGTGTTGGATTGTTAAATCCAGATTTACATCTTTCAATTTGTGCAGATATTACCAATGAAGCTCAAGTCTTACATGCATATGATCAAGTCTTAGCGGCCAAAGGACGCATTGACTGGCTGATGAATAATGCGGGTTTAAGTCAGCGCGCCCTGATTGCTGAAACCACCATGCAAACTGAACGCACCATTATGGAAGTCGATTATTTTTCGCAGGTATTTTTGACCAAAACCGTTTTACCCACATTCTTAAAACAAAAGTCTGGGCGGGTGGTATTTGTTTCGAGTATTGCAGGGTTGTTAGGTACGCAATATCGTGCTTCATATTCTGCGGCAAAAGCGGCCATTCATATGTGGGCAAACAGTCTAAGGGCAGAAGTGGCTGATGAAGGGGTGGATGTTTCGGTGGTTTTCCCAGGTTTTGTAAAAACCAATGTGTCCATTAATGCTTTAAATGGAGCAGGTCAGGCACAAGGTTTTGATAATGATGCAACAGCCAATGGTTTAGACGCAGATGAATTTGCACAATATGCGGTTAAATCATTAATGCAAGGCGATGAATATATTGTCATTGGCGGGCGTAAAGAAAAATTAGGCGTACTGGTTTCACGTTTATCACCAAGTACTCTGTATCGAATGATTCGTAAAGCGAAAGTAAAGTAA